The DNA sequence ACGCGGTGCGGGACTACGTTCACAACACCAAGAACATCCTCATCGTGAGCAATGCCGGGGGCAACGCTCTCACCCGGGAGCGCAAAAGCCCCTACATCTTCCGCACCTCCTTTACCAGCTGGCAGGTGAGCTTCCCCTTGGGCCGCTGGGTGGCGGAGCGAATCGGCAAGCGGGTAGCCATCGTGGCTGCAGACTACGCCTTCGGGCGGGAAAGCGCGGCCGCCTTCAAGGAGAGCTTCCTGGCGGCAGGGGGGCAGATCGTGGATGAGGTTTACACCCCCCTTGGGAGCACGGACTTCAGTGCGGCCCTCACCCGTCTGGTGCGGGCCAGGCCCCAGGCGGTTTTCGGATTCCTGGCCGGTAGCGATGCGGTCATCTTCCTGAAGCAGTACGCCCAGTTCGGGCTCAAGGGCAGCGTTCCCCTGACCACCACGGGGTTTACCGTGGAAGAGGACGTGATCCGGGCCGTGGGCCGCGATGCCGAAGGGGCCTACAGCAGCCTGCACTGGGCGGTGCGCCTGGCCATTCCCGAGAACCAGCGCTTCGTGCAGGCCTACCGCCGCCGCTTCAACCGGACCCCCAGCGTGTACTCCATGCAGGGCTACGACACGGCCCGGGTGATCGTGGAGGGGGTGAACGCCCTCCAGGGGGATCTGGCGAATAAGGATCGCCTGGTAGAGGCCCTGGAAGGGATCCGCTTCCGGGGACCGCGGGGTCTTTTTGAGTTCGACCCCAAGACCCATCAAGTGGTCCAGAACATCTACGTGCGCCAGGTCCGCGACGTGGGGGGTGAGCTGGCCAACGCGGTGGTGGCCGACCTGGGCCGGGTCCGGGATCCCGGTTAGGTGCCTATGGACTTTTACCTCCTCGTCCTGCTCAACGGCTTGGCCTACGCCGCCCTCCTTTTCCTCCTGGCCTCGGGCCTTTCCCTGGTCTACGGGGTTGGGCGGGTGCTCCATCTGGCCCACGGCGGGTTCTACATGCTTGGGGGGTACATCGGGTATACCCTCGTCCAGCGGTTGGGGGACTTCTGGTTGGCTCTGGCCCTCGTGCCCCTCTGCGCCCTGGTCGTTGGATGGGTGGTGGAGCGCCTGGTGAGCCTGGTCTACGGGCCGGGGCGGGCGCTGGAGCAAGTCCTCTTCACCTTCGGTCTCGCCTTCGTGATCTCAGACCTGACCCGGTTCTTCTGGGGCGCCCAGGTCCTGGGGGTGGCCGTCCCCTCGTCGTTGAACCGTCCCGTGGTCTTAGGGCCCCTTGTCTACCCCGCTTACCCCCTCTTCCTGATCGGCATGGGCGTCTTAGTGGCCTTGGGCCTTTGGGCGTCCCTCCGCTTTACCCCCTTTGGTCTTCAGGTGCGGGCGGCCGCGGGCCATCCCTCTATGGCCGAGGCCCTGGGAGTCCCCACGCGGAAGGTCCTCCAGCGGACGTACCTCCTGGGGGTGGCCCTGGCCGCCCTGGCCGGGTTTGCCGGTGCCCCCCGGATTGCCCTGGCCCCCGGGCTGGACTTTACCATGCTGATCCTGGGCCTCATCGTCGTGGTCCTGGGCGGGCTGGGCAGCGTAACGGGAGCCCTTTACGGAGCCCTCCTGGTGGGTCTGGTGGACAGCTTCGGCAAGGCCTTTCTGCCCCAGTTTTCCCAGGCCCTGATCTTTCTGATCATGGCGCTGGTCTTGATCTTCAGGCCGGAGGGCCTCCTGGGGGGGAAAAGATGAGGTGGTGGGCGCTGGTGGGGATGGGGGTGCTCGCCTTCCTGCCCCTTCTCTCCCGGGGTTACCCCCTGCATCTGGCCACGGAGGTGGTGGCCTGGGCCCTGGCGGCCACCAGCCTGGCCTTCCTTTTCCGGACCACCGGCCTGGTCTCCCTAGGCCACGCGGCCTTCTTTGGGGGCGGGGCCTATGTGGCCGCCCTGATCACCCGGGCCGATCCCGGTCGGTGGATTTTGGCCCTGCCTTTGGCCCTGGTCTTGGGATTTGGGGTCGCTTTGGTCCTGGGCTTCCTGGCCCTAAGGAGCCACGGGATCTTCTTCCTGATGCTGACCCTGGCCTTTTCCCAGCTCCTTTATATCTTGGTCAAGCAGGGGTTCCCCCAGCTCACCGGGGGGGACGATGGCCTCCCCGGGGTGCCCAAGCCCCTGGGATTGGAGGACCCTGCCTTCTACTACCTCGCGGGGATCTCGGTCCTGACTCTGGTCCTCCTGGCCTACCGCGCCCTGCTGGCCTCTCCCTTGGGGCAGATCCTGGATGCCCTGCGCATGAACGAGGCGCGGCTGGGGGTACTGGGATACGATACCCGCTTTTACAAGCTCCTGGCCTTTGGCCTCTCCGGGGCCCTGGGTGCCCTGGGGGGGGTGTTTCTGGCCGGTCATCGGGGTTTCGTCCATCCTCACGACCTGGCCTGGACCACTTC is a window from the Thermus filiformis genome containing:
- a CDS encoding branched-chain amino acid ABC transporter permease, whose amino-acid sequence is MRWWALVGMGVLAFLPLLSRGYPLHLATEVVAWALAATSLAFLFRTTGLVSLGHAAFFGGGAYVAALITRADPGRWILALPLALVLGFGVALVLGFLALRSHGIFFLMLTLAFSQLLYILVKQGFPQLTGGDDGLPGVPKPLGLEDPAFYYLAGISVLTLVLLAYRALLASPLGQILDALRMNEARLGVLGYDTRFYKLLAFGLSGALGALGGVFLAGHRGFVHPHDLAWTTSGLLLVMAVVGGMRSVAGGLWGAAILIALEAVLSSYTDLWNLFVGLFLMGSVVYALKGRRGESRAGASG
- a CDS encoding ABC transporter substrate-binding protein is translated as MNYSRRRLIKQGAALGLGFFLGTRAQREALRIGVVLPYSGVYAQLGEDITNGMLLYFEEVRNQAGGRPIQLVREDETADPAVALRKVTKLVEQDRVDLLTGLVSTAAAYAVRDYVHNTKNILIVSNAGGNALTRERKSPYIFRTSFTSWQVSFPLGRWVAERIGKRVAIVAADYAFGRESAAAFKESFLAAGGQIVDEVYTPLGSTDFSAALTRLVRARPQAVFGFLAGSDAVIFLKQYAQFGLKGSVPLTTTGFTVEEDVIRAVGRDAEGAYSSLHWAVRLAIPENQRFVQAYRRRFNRTPSVYSMQGYDTARVIVEGVNALQGDLANKDRLVEALEGIRFRGPRGLFEFDPKTHQVVQNIYVRQVRDVGGELANAVVADLGRVRDPG
- a CDS encoding branched-chain amino acid ABC transporter permease, producing MDFYLLVLLNGLAYAALLFLLASGLSLVYGVGRVLHLAHGGFYMLGGYIGYTLVQRLGDFWLALALVPLCALVVGWVVERLVSLVYGPGRALEQVLFTFGLAFVISDLTRFFWGAQVLGVAVPSSLNRPVVLGPLVYPAYPLFLIGMGVLVALGLWASLRFTPFGLQVRAAAGHPSMAEALGVPTRKVLQRTYLLGVALAALAGFAGAPRIALAPGLDFTMLILGLIVVVLGGLGSVTGALYGALLVGLVDSFGKAFLPQFSQALIFLIMALVLIFRPEGLLGGKR